The Edaphobacter sp. 12200R-103 genome contains a region encoding:
- the treY gene encoding malto-oligosyltrehalose synthase, translating to MLRVPCSTYRLQLYKEFTFDDAVRIADYLHDLGISHLYCSPYLQAAPGSTHGYDVVSHQRVNEELGGVAGHERLVRRLAELDLGQVLDIVPNHMSLGKENRYWWDVLENGASSRYASFFDIDWEPVEERLRDKILTPILGDQYGRVLHQGGIGVARAGGRFQVEAAGQILPVSPQSLPSILGRAAELSWSRTLSFLSASFGRLPSPQFEDRRTVLAVHNDKQVLYGLLERLCSEEQGVCEAIDKAIQELNANEDLLDDFLNQQNYRLAYWKTSGQQLGYRRFFDINSLVGLRVEREHVFEETHALVLDWLQRGVLDGVRVDHPDGLRDPLEYLQRLRDRAPDAWIVVEKILEPGEFLRESWPIQGTTGYDFMNAIGGWLLWPQGLTELTTIYQQFLGSQMAASLMDYQTLVHDKKINISQEALGSDVNRLTSIFVEICESNRDQRDYTQAEVRRAIREMAACIDIYRTYVVSGRNEITGEDREHIAAATECAKMRRQDIDGGLFDFMRDVLTLEVKGRRESEFVLRFQQFTGPVMAKGVEDTVFYCYNRMVGMNEVGGSPQGSGLSGQDVHAYCEKMQATHPCTMTALATHDTKRSGDVRARLAVLTEMAPRFGTAIYRWSRMNAAFRKKMASGPMPDANTEYLYYQTLIGAWPLPVDRAQAYMMKAVREAKLQTSWVANNKEFEDALMEFIAKTLEHPPFLKDLEQFVDRVREPGRINSLAQTLIKCTAPGVPDLYQGTEVWDLSLVDPDNRRPVDYEFRRQMLEEIRQLSGPGIGSAVMSRYDDGMPKMWVIYSALQLRRQHPEWFGTEAAYTPLAAEGSRAEHVLGYLRGSTVATVAPRWITKLGGAWRDTSLLLPDGIWKNRLTGMQLHGGRVPLKTLLRDFPVALLVREDGDV from the coding sequence ATGCTTCGTGTCCCTTGCTCGACGTATCGGCTCCAACTCTACAAAGAATTCACGTTCGATGATGCCGTGCGCATTGCTGACTATCTTCATGATCTGGGAATATCACACCTGTATTGCTCTCCGTACCTGCAGGCTGCGCCTGGTAGTACCCACGGTTACGACGTGGTCTCGCATCAGCGGGTAAATGAGGAACTGGGTGGTGTCGCAGGCCACGAGCGACTGGTGCGCCGCCTCGCCGAGCTAGATTTGGGACAAGTCCTCGATATCGTCCCCAACCACATGTCACTGGGAAAAGAGAATCGCTACTGGTGGGATGTCCTCGAGAATGGCGCATCTAGCCGCTACGCCTCCTTCTTTGATATCGACTGGGAGCCTGTGGAAGAGCGGCTGCGCGACAAGATTCTCACGCCCATTCTTGGAGATCAGTATGGACGAGTGCTGCATCAGGGTGGAATAGGGGTCGCCCGGGCAGGCGGCCGATTCCAGGTGGAGGCCGCGGGACAGATCCTGCCGGTCTCTCCACAGTCGCTCCCATCCATCCTGGGGCGGGCAGCGGAGTTGAGCTGGTCACGAACCCTCAGCTTTCTCTCAGCATCCTTTGGACGCCTTCCTTCACCGCAGTTTGAAGACAGGCGTACGGTGCTGGCGGTGCACAACGATAAACAGGTGCTCTACGGTCTTCTGGAACGCCTCTGTTCTGAGGAGCAGGGCGTCTGTGAGGCGATCGACAAGGCGATTCAGGAGCTGAACGCCAATGAAGACCTGCTGGATGATTTTCTGAACCAGCAGAACTACCGGCTCGCCTATTGGAAGACTTCAGGGCAACAGCTGGGATACAGACGCTTCTTCGATATCAATTCTCTGGTGGGCCTCCGCGTAGAACGCGAGCATGTCTTTGAGGAGACCCATGCGCTCGTTCTGGACTGGCTGCAGCGCGGTGTGCTGGATGGCGTGCGAGTCGATCACCCGGACGGCCTGCGCGATCCACTGGAGTATCTGCAAAGGCTGCGCGACCGTGCACCCGATGCCTGGATCGTTGTGGAAAAGATTCTTGAGCCGGGAGAATTTCTGCGAGAGAGCTGGCCGATCCAGGGCACTACCGGCTACGACTTTATGAACGCTATTGGCGGCTGGCTGCTATGGCCGCAGGGACTGACAGAACTGACGACAATCTATCAGCAGTTCCTCGGTTCGCAGATGGCTGCAAGCCTCATGGACTATCAGACCCTGGTACACGATAAGAAGATCAATATCTCCCAGGAGGCGCTTGGAAGCGATGTAAACCGGCTGACCTCAATCTTCGTTGAGATATGCGAGTCCAACCGCGACCAGCGCGACTATACGCAGGCGGAGGTGAGGCGGGCCATTCGCGAGATGGCGGCCTGTATCGATATCTACCGGACATATGTGGTTTCGGGCAGGAACGAGATCACTGGGGAAGATCGTGAGCACATCGCCGCAGCGACAGAATGCGCCAAGATGCGCCGGCAGGATATCGATGGAGGTCTCTTCGACTTCATGCGCGATGTGTTGACGTTGGAGGTAAAAGGGCGCCGCGAGAGTGAGTTCGTTCTTCGCTTTCAGCAGTTCACCGGTCCTGTGATGGCGAAGGGCGTCGAGGATACGGTGTTCTACTGCTACAACCGGATGGTGGGGATGAACGAGGTCGGGGGCTCTCCGCAGGGCAGCGGCCTTAGCGGGCAAGATGTCCATGCCTATTGCGAGAAGATGCAGGCCACGCATCCCTGCACCATGACCGCGCTGGCGACCCACGACACCAAGCGCAGCGGAGATGTACGCGCCCGCCTGGCCGTGCTGACCGAGATGGCGCCGCGCTTCGGTACGGCGATCTACCGCTGGTCGCGTATGAATGCCGCGTTCCGCAAGAAGATGGCCTCCGGGCCCATGCCGGATGCGAATACGGAGTATCTCTACTACCAGACGCTGATCGGGGCGTGGCCGCTGCCAGTCGATCGCGCGCAGGCCTACATGATGAAGGCAGTGCGCGAGGCGAAGCTGCAGACCAGTTGGGTGGCGAACAACAAGGAGTTCGAAGATGCACTCATGGAGTTCATCGCAAAGACCCTTGAGCATCCTCCCTTCCTCAAGGACCTCGAACAGTTCGTCGATCGCGTCAGGGAGCCTGGCCGGATCAATTCGTTGGCACAGACATTGATCAAGTGCACGGCGCCTGGCGTTCCCGATCTCTACCAGGGCACTGAGGTGTGGGATCTCAGCCTGGTCGATCCCGACAACAGACGACCTGTTGACTATGAGTTTCGCAGGCAGATGCTGGAAGAAATACGGCAGCTCTCCGGCCCCGGCATCGGCTCTGCAGTGATGTCGCGCTACGACGACGGAATGCCGAAGATGTGGGTGATCTATTCCGCGCTGCAGCTTCGCAGGCAGCACCCTGAATGGTTCGGTACGGAGGCCGCGTATACGCCACTGGCGGCCGAAGGCTCACGCGCAGAGCATGTCCTCGGCTACCTGCGAGGGAGTACGGTGGCGACAGTCGCTCCCCGCTGGATCACGAAGCTCGGCGGAGCATGGCGCGACACCTCTCTGCTTCTGCCCGATGGAATCTGGAAAAACCGGCTGACAGGAATGCAGCTTCACGGTGGCCGTGTTCCATTGAAGACGCTGCTGCGAGATTTTCCCGTAGCATTGCTCGTGCGGGAGGATGGGGATGTATGA
- the treZ gene encoding malto-oligosyltrehalose trehalohydrolase: MYEFRVWAPRAHKLAVRVGDTTHAMHPSGDRGWWTSVVEEASPGADYAYLLDDDPTPYPDPRAMWMPNGVHGASRLYETGEFRWSDEGWEAQPLSSAVVYELHIGTFTPEGTFDSATERLSHLADLGISHVEIMPVAEFAGDFGWGYDGVDLFAASQVYGGPDGLKRFVDACHRYGLAVLLDVVYNHFGPVGNYTGKFAPYLTGNHRTPWGDAVNLEFEDSDQVRRFFCDNALMWMEEFHIDGLRLDAVHEFVDRSAINFMEQLAIEIEALSARLGRRLVLIAESDLNDPRVVRQREAHGYGMDAQWNDDFHHALFTVLNTGGEGKGYYSDFGSMERLAKALTQVFVYDGIYSNYRRKVHGRRVEGISMHHFVGFIQNHDQVGNRATGDRLEHVVGLEQAKVALGLVLTGPFIPLLFQGEEFAASAPFQYFAHHEDTEMARAVSEGRKREFAAFGWAQDEVPDPESRETFERSKLNWSEMAEGSHAEMLDWCQRLIALRRGSASLNNGEPGHIKVSFSEKERWLVMDRDTMRVALNLGHAAVSMDGYRDYRMILQSKDDICLESDTLQLPPSRLAVLSRQ, from the coding sequence ATGTATGAGTTTCGGGTGTGGGCTCCACGAGCTCACAAGCTCGCGGTGCGCGTCGGAGATACCACTCACGCGATGCATCCCTCGGGAGATCGGGGATGGTGGACATCCGTCGTGGAGGAGGCTTCTCCGGGAGCGGATTACGCATATCTTCTCGATGATGATCCCACTCCCTATCCAGATCCTCGCGCCATGTGGATGCCCAACGGAGTTCATGGCGCCTCGCGTCTGTATGAGACTGGGGAATTCCGGTGGAGCGATGAGGGATGGGAGGCACAGCCGCTTTCAAGCGCCGTCGTCTACGAGTTGCACATCGGCACCTTTACACCGGAAGGCACCTTCGATAGCGCGACGGAACGGTTGTCTCACCTTGCCGATCTCGGCATCTCGCACGTGGAGATCATGCCGGTTGCGGAATTTGCCGGTGACTTCGGCTGGGGATACGACGGTGTGGATTTATTTGCTGCAAGCCAGGTCTATGGAGGGCCTGACGGGCTGAAGAGGTTTGTGGATGCCTGTCACAGGTACGGCCTCGCCGTCCTTCTCGACGTGGTCTATAACCATTTCGGCCCGGTAGGAAACTATACCGGTAAGTTCGCGCCGTACCTTACCGGCAATCACCGCACTCCATGGGGAGACGCCGTCAACCTGGAGTTTGAGGACAGCGACCAGGTTCGCCGGTTTTTTTGTGACAACGCGCTGATGTGGATGGAGGAGTTTCACATCGACGGCCTGCGTCTGGATGCCGTGCATGAGTTTGTCGATCGCTCTGCCATCAACTTTATGGAACAGCTTGCTATAGAGATCGAAGCACTCTCCGCCAGGCTGGGGCGGCGCCTTGTGCTCATCGCGGAGAGTGACCTGAACGATCCCCGAGTGGTTCGGCAGCGCGAAGCCCACGGATATGGAATGGATGCGCAGTGGAACGACGACTTTCACCATGCTCTCTTCACCGTCCTGAATACCGGAGGCGAAGGAAAGGGCTATTACAGCGACTTCGGTTCCATGGAGCGGCTGGCGAAGGCTCTGACGCAGGTCTTTGTCTACGATGGCATCTACTCCAACTATCGCAGAAAGGTGCACGGGCGCCGTGTCGAGGGTATCTCGATGCACCACTTTGTCGGATTTATTCAGAATCACGATCAGGTAGGAAACCGGGCGACGGGCGATCGCCTGGAGCACGTCGTTGGCCTGGAACAGGCAAAGGTGGCTCTTGGGCTTGTGCTCACGGGACCCTTTATCCCATTGCTCTTTCAGGGGGAGGAGTTTGCCGCCTCCGCGCCGTTTCAATACTTCGCCCATCATGAGGACACAGAGATGGCGCGTGCCGTCTCCGAGGGGCGCAAGCGCGAGTTCGCCGCCTTTGGCTGGGCCCAGGATGAAGTCCCTGATCCGGAGAGCAGGGAGACCTTCGAGCGATCGAAGCTGAACTGGTCTGAGATGGCCGAAGGCAGCCACGCCGAGATGCTCGACTGGTGTCAAAGGCTGATTGCCCTGCGACGAGGCTCGGCCTCACTTAATAATGGTGAACCGGGCCATATAAAGGTTTCGTTCAGCGAGAAAGAGCGCTGGCTGGTGATGGACCGCGACACGATGAGAGTGGCGCTCAACCTGGGCCATGCTGCTGTGTCCATGGACGGTTACAGGGACTACAGGATGATCCTTCAATCTAAGGACGACATCTGTCTGGAATCGGACACTCTGCAACTGCCTCCATCCCGTCTTGCCGTTCTTTCACGCCAGTAA